One part of the Vicia villosa cultivar HV-30 ecotype Madison, WI linkage group LG6, Vvil1.0, whole genome shotgun sequence genome encodes these proteins:
- the LOC131614249 gene encoding uncharacterized protein LOC131614249, with the protein MLGKRVGFKALENRLNQLWAKHGSLSIVDLDNDFFTVSFANNDDHCRALLEGPWMIYDHYHSVREWKPNFCPSSDAIEQIAVWVRISGLPLEYYDARVLAFIGNRIGSMVKVDRNTLKIERGKYARLCVQVDLTKPLLAMFSIKGRHYKIEYEGLHLLCLRCGRFGHGNDECGVAAFLQGEMANVMTSGDREEISKANMIKEDGSWVVVQKT; encoded by the coding sequence ATGCTGGGGAAACGGGTCGGTTTTAAAGCTCTCGAAAACCGATTGAACCAATTGTGGGCGAAACATGGATCACTAAGCATTGTGGATCTGGACAATGACTTTTTCACTGTTTCCTTTGCCAACAATGATGACCATTGCAGGGCATTACTAGAAGGACCTTGGATGATTTATGATCATTATCACTCAGTTAGGGAGTGGAAACCCAACTTCTGTCCATCAAGCGATGCAATCGAACAAATTGCAGTGTGGGTCAGAATTTCAGGACTCCCTCTTGAATACTATGATGCAAGAGTCTTGGCCTTCATTGGCAACAGAATAGGCTCAATGGTGAAAGTAGATCGTAATACTCTGAAAATTGAGAGAGGTAAATACGCCAGATTATGTGTGCAGGTGGACCTTACCAAACCACTCCTAGCCATGTTTTCTATTAAAGGGAGGCACTACAAAATCGAATACGAAGGGCTTCACCTCCTCTGTCTGAGATGTGGGCGATTTGGTCATGGCAACGATGAATGTGGGGTAGCAGCTTTCTTGCAAGGAGAAATGGCTAACGTTATGACAAGCGGCGATAGAGAAGAAATCAGCAAGGCAAACATGATCAAGGAAGATGGGTCGTGGGTGGTTGTCCAAAAAACGTAA